One Ferribacterium limneticum genomic window, CCGAGATTTTCGGCCCGCTGGGCGGTTCGGCCTTGGGGGCCGGCGCCGGTTGCGGATGAACGTGGAGACGTTGCGGATAGACCGGCACGCCGACGGGGGCGTAAACCGGCTGCGGGCTGGTCAGATTGCGGCATTCCGCCTCCATCTGGGCGCGCTGGCTGGCTTCCAGAACCATCGACTCGACGTTGCGCAGGCATTCGTCGGTGTTGCCATATTGACGGGGGGCGCGACTGGCCGTGTTTTGCTGGCGCTGGCTGACAACCCGCGCCTCCCGGTCCGCCGCTTCTTCGGCGCGCTGCACGGCTTCGCGTTTCTCGACGTAAGTGCGCATGCGCTCGACATCCTGCTGGGCTGCCCGACGCGAGGCTTCGGAAACAGGTTCGTCCGGTCGCACGGTTACCGTGCCGCTACCTGTCGGGCAGGGAACGTTGGTTATCTCGGTCTTGCCATTGGCCAGGCGGCATTTGTAGATTTCCGCACTGGCCGGGGCTGTCAGCGAGATGAGGGCGGCGGTGGCGATGAATATTCTCAACATCGTGCAATTATTCACCAAAAATGCGTCTGGTGCGTGGCGGCGAGGGCTCTCCGCCGGTATTCTGCCTTGCTGA contains:
- a CDS encoding DUF4124 domain-containing protein, which encodes MLRIFIATAALISLTAPASAEIYKCRLANGKTEITNVPCPTGSGTVTVRPDEPVSEASRRAAQQDVERMRTYVEKREAVQRAEEAADREARVVSQRQQNTASRAPRQYGNTDECLRNVESMVLEASQRAQMEAECRNLTSPQPVYAPVGVPVYPQRLHVHPQPAPAPKAEPPSGPKISVQPLKK